Proteins encoded by one window of Sardina pilchardus chromosome 7, fSarPil1.1, whole genome shotgun sequence:
- the LOC134088142 gene encoding tumor necrosis factor receptor superfamily member 14-like, producing MKLVIIAVILLMTVSGVSAACGRAEYLIGHECCPMCSPGYYVRRHCTEFFSTRCLPCRPSFYTDTLNSLEYCRRCTLMLGLWIVHHKWNVYNSIMIVLCSNIGGGLRVKRACSSTSDTLCEPLEGHYCTDPIQDGCRGAVEHTKCSPGQYINQTGTSSSDTVCGECVGDTYSNGSFTSCRPHTQCELMRLVVIRKGSTSYDTACAERKDTAAIVVGVVAVVLVCGVLAGLFILRRKRRKQQVTTQPELGWEKDLLEQKLDPAVTTEVIIHKCLFISTFFLLLLLPV from the exons ATGAAGCTGGTGATTATTGCTGTGATCCTCCTCATGACTGTGTCTGGGGTCTCTGCTGCCTGTGGAAGAGCTGAGTACCTTATAGGACACGAGTGCTGCCCCATGTGTAGCCCTG GTTATTATGTGCGGAGACACTGCACAGAGTTCTTCAGCACAAGATGTCTTCCATGTCGTCCATCGTtctacactgacacactcaatAGTTTGGAGTATTGCAGACGCTGTACA TTAATGTTGGGTCTTTGGATTGTTCATCACAAATGGAATGTTTATAACTCTATAATGATTGTATTATGTTCTAATATAGGTGGAGGTTTAAGAGTGAAGAGGGCGTGCAGCTCCACCTCAGACACACTGTGTGAGCCTCTGGAAGGTCACTACTGCACTGACCcaatccaagatggctgcagaGGAGCTGTGGAACACACAAAGTGCTCACCAGGACAATACATCAATCAAACAG GCACGTCGTCTTCAGAtactgtgtgtggtgagtgtgtaggTGACACATACTCAAACGGATCATTCACATCctgcagaccacacacaca GTGTGAGTTGATGAGACTTGTTGTCATAAGAAAAGGATCCACATCATATGACACTGCATGTGCTGAAAGAAAAGACACTGCTGCCATCGTGGTTGGTGTAGTTGCTGTAGTCCTCGTATGTGGGGTTCTGGCAGGCCTCTTTATATTacgaaggaagaggaggaaacagCAAGTGACAACCCAGCCAG AGCTAGGTTGGGAGAAAGACCTTCTTGAGCAAAAGTTAGATCCCGCTGTAACAACAGAGGTAATTATtcataaatgcttatttatatccaccttttttttattattattattgcctgTCTGA